From the Bacteroidota bacterium genome, one window contains:
- a CDS encoding polyprenyl synthetase family protein, whose amino-acid sequence MHSPKFFQELIEEEIRKISFSNNPPELYEPIRYMLTLGGKRVRPAVMLMANELFGGNPFTITTPALGIEMFHNFTLLHDDIMDKAPLRRAQATVHTRWNSDIAILSGDTMFVKSCELMMQVEDKHLRPVMNLFHKTAVEVCEGQQLDMNFESRGDVSIPEYINMITLKTAVLLACSLEIGAILAGASQADANLIYDFGKNLGIAFQLHDDILDVYADAGKFGKQVGGDILANKKTFLLLTALSTAQGKQQQELTDWITKKDFDPVQKVKAVKAIYESLHIRQAAEKEMEKYFKASMESFEKIQAEKSKKEILFHWAQQLMQRES is encoded by the coding sequence ATGCACAGCCCGAAATTTTTCCAGGAACTGATAGAAGAGGAAATCCGGAAAATTTCCTTCAGCAACAACCCTCCCGAACTGTACGAACCGATCCGCTACATGCTTACGCTTGGTGGTAAAAGAGTGCGGCCGGCTGTGATGCTGATGGCGAATGAGCTGTTTGGCGGAAATCCGTTTACGATTACTACTCCGGCACTTGGAATCGAAATGTTCCACAATTTCACCCTGCTCCACGACGACATCATGGACAAGGCTCCGCTGCGTCGTGCGCAGGCGACAGTACACACACGCTGGAATTCCGATATCGCCATCCTCTCCGGTGATACGATGTTTGTGAAATCCTGTGAGCTCATGATGCAGGTGGAAGACAAACATCTTCGCCCGGTGATGAATCTCTTTCACAAAACTGCGGTGGAGGTTTGTGAAGGACAGCAACTCGATATGAATTTTGAATCGCGTGGGGATGTGAGTATTCCGGAGTACATCAACATGATCACGCTCAAGACTGCCGTGTTGCTCGCCTGTTCTCTCGAAATCGGTGCCATCCTCGCGGGAGCCTCACAGGCGGATGCAAATCTCATTTATGATTTTGGAAAAAATCTTGGCATCGCTTTTCAATTGCACGACGACATCCTCGATGTTTATGCTGATGCCGGAAAATTCGGCAAACAGGTAGGAGGAGACATTCTTGCAAATAAAAAAACATTTCTCCTGCTCACGGCATTGTCCACTGCGCAAGGAAAACAACAACAGGAATTAACCGACTGGATTACTAAAAAAGATTTTGATCCTGTTCAAAAAGTAAAAGCCGTCAAAGCAATTTACGAATCCCTCCACATCCGCCAGGCAGCGGAAAAAGAGATGGAAAAATATTTTAAGGCATCCATGGAATCTTTTGAAAAAATTCAAGCGGAGAAAAGCAAAAAAGAAATCCTTTTCCACTGGGCCCAACAACTCATGCAACGAGAAAGTTAA
- a CDS encoding tail fiber domain-containing protein produces the protein MLSLRRQILGKQLFYKVLVFFGIGSGYSPYFRLDVDAGDINLNSFTSAFRIGDGSTGNSFPVLWHNGQIKSIFVGVGAGNSTSTATSNTLIGYQTGQPLTTGDSNLVIGSGAGSSMITASKNVFMGYQAGYSTLSSNNHWDGSATESPGNVAVGFQALYNNTEQVTSTAVGYKALYSYNRTLAANPDEEPATNTACGFLALYSTQAYGGCAFGYEAGRDNVEGCSLIAIGEEAARSNTQGNDNIAIGEAALHSNTQLSGNTAVGVSALDVQSYAPGVQCLPDPNGRPTYGCVFSYNVAVGIDALRSTNPTAVNGFIPTNGAFNTALGSLAGLTNLQGDSLTLLGYAADVYSTSTSLRNSSAIGAGAIVRHNNTMILGNNLINVGIGLSSNSIAPRYKLEISSGINGRSGFGFRNLTSGSAIGISSYGKVLTVDGNGEVMLTDQGSGYGACSNPTVLSNNLGMKLQHNNIYYDGQGYNTAGVMIDAIGLGYSCGASLPGKLSVDETNPSNVRDASIAGAFHNGDNSAGVGSSTTKTGVYVNVDGVLNGIDYGLLNLAGDFIADNCTDVNSAVRGVAGANTGNSKVDIGGDFTGTNGENFSYGVAATANGNGISNSTFGVYAKGVKGNKDNIGVYAYSDGYGSGSNYGIYASAPIGTCTSGGCSDAAGYFNGDVFGINAYIASDRNLKDNIRSIQNSMSIISQLQPKSYVFKTAQFPSLSLPSGDQDGLIAQDVEQVLPGLVKEFSQPVSDSLGNPDPNGIPVNFKAVNYIALIPYLIGGMKEQQQKIDSLTLVLTSLVSRVDNCCSTSMSRSSENNGNNTKSNIAVTLSNNDQIILNQNDPNPFAEHTLITFHIPENVKSAIIVFTDNTGRILRKVPIEHTGDGQLDVFSSTLSNGVYSYTLIADETVIDSKKMVVSK, from the coding sequence ATGTTGAGTTTAAGGCGGCAAATATTAGGCAAGCAATTATTTTACAAAGTACTGGTTTTTTTTGGAATCGGTTCAGGCTATAGTCCTTATTTCAGATTGGATGTCGATGCAGGCGATATTAATTTAAACTCATTTACAAGTGCTTTTAGAATAGGCGACGGATCAACGGGGAACAGTTTCCCGGTGTTGTGGCATAATGGTCAAATTAAATCCATTTTTGTAGGAGTAGGTGCCGGGAATTCGACTTCAACCGCTACATCAAATACTTTAATCGGTTATCAAACCGGTCAGCCTCTGACAACTGGAGATAGTAATTTAGTAATTGGATCAGGTGCCGGTTCATCAATGATAACAGCAAGTAAAAATGTTTTCATGGGTTATCAAGCTGGCTATAGCACATTGAGTTCAAACAATCATTGGGACGGTTCAGCTACAGAAAGTCCGGGTAATGTGGCAGTGGGATTTCAAGCATTATATAATAATACAGAGCAAGTCACATCCACTGCTGTTGGTTACAAAGCCCTGTATTCTTATAATCGCACCCTTGCCGCAAATCCCGATGAGGAGCCTGCAACTAACACTGCCTGTGGATTCCTCGCTCTTTATAGTACACAGGCCTATGGTGGTTGCGCTTTTGGATACGAAGCCGGAAGAGATAATGTTGAAGGATGTTCTTTAATAGCCATTGGCGAAGAAGCAGCCAGGTCAAATACTCAGGGTAATGATAACATCGCAATTGGAGAGGCCGCATTACATAGTAACACACAATTAAGTGGAAATACTGCTGTTGGAGTATCTGCATTGGATGTTCAATCGTATGCTCCTGGCGTGCAATGCTTACCGGATCCAAATGGAAGACCCACCTACGGATGTGTATTTAGTTATAATGTTGCAGTCGGAATAGATGCTCTAAGAAGTACAAATCCAACCGCAGTGAATGGTTTCATTCCAACAAACGGAGCATTCAATACTGCTCTTGGAAGTTTGGCTGGGTTGACTAATCTTCAGGGTGACAGTCTCACTCTATTGGGCTATGCAGCGGATGTTTACTCTACAAGTACGAGTTTACGAAATTCATCAGCAATTGGTGCTGGTGCTATTGTCAGGCATAACAATACTATGATCCTTGGAAATAATTTGATAAATGTCGGGATTGGGCTTTCTTCAAATTCAATTGCACCGAGATACAAACTTGAAATATCTTCTGGAATAAACGGAAGAAGTGGTTTTGGATTCAGAAATTTAACTTCTGGGTCTGCAATCGGGATTTCATCTTATGGCAAAGTTTTAACTGTGGATGGAAATGGCGAAGTGATGCTCACTGATCAAGGTTCAGGTTATGGAGCATGTTCAAATCCTACAGTTTTATCGAATAATCTAGGAATGAAATTGCAACACAATAATATTTATTACGATGGCCAGGGATACAACACTGCAGGAGTAATGATTGATGCAATTGGCCTGGGATATTCTTGTGGTGCTTCTTTACCAGGAAAATTAAGCGTTGACGAAACAAATCCATCGAATGTACGAGATGCGAGTATTGCCGGGGCTTTTCATAATGGTGATAATTCTGCCGGAGTAGGTTCTAGTACTACAAAAACAGGTGTGTATGTAAATGTTGATGGTGTATTAAATGGAATAGATTATGGATTGTTGAATTTAGCAGGTGATTTTATTGCCGACAACTGTACCGATGTCAATTCTGCAGTAAGAGGTGTTGCAGGGGCAAATACTGGAAATTCCAAGGTCGATATTGGAGGTGATTTCACAGGTACGAATGGCGAAAATTTTAGTTATGGGGTTGCTGCTACTGCTAATGGAAATGGTATAAGTAATTCTACTTTTGGGGTTTATGCAAAAGGCGTAAAAGGCAATAAAGATAACATTGGAGTTTATGCCTATTCAGATGGATATGGTTCAGGTTCAAACTATGGCATTTATGCATCTGCACCGATTGGAACTTGTACATCAGGTGGTTGTTCAGATGCAGCCGGATACTTTAACGGCGATGTATTTGGTATAAATGCGTACATCGCATCAGATAGGAATCTGAAGGATAATATCCGTTCAATTCAAAATTCAATGTCAATAATCAGCCAACTACAACCAAAATCCTATGTTTTTAAAACAGCGCAATTCCCTTCATTGAGTTTGCCTTCTGGCGATCAGGATGGATTAATTGCACAGGATGTTGAACAGGTGCTGCCGGGATTGGTTAAAGAATTTTCACAACCTGTTAGTGACAGTTTGGGCAATCCAGATCCAAATGGAATACCTGTGAATTTTAAAGCAGTTAATTACATAGCATTAATACCTTACCTGATAGGTGGAATGAAAGAGCAACAGCAAAAAATAGATTCATTAACACTGGTTTTAACAAGTCTTGTTTCAAGGGTAGATAATTGCTGCAGTACTTCAATGTCCCGTAGTTCCGAAAACAATGGAAATAATACCAAATCAAATATTGCTGTAACTCTTTCTAATAATGATCAGATTATTCTTAACCAGAACGATCCAAACCCATTCGCCGAACATACTCTGATTACTTTTCACATACCTGAAAATGTAAAATCTGCAATAATTGTGTTTACTGATAATACTGGAAGAATCTTGCGGAAAGTACCTATTGAACACACAGGTGACGGTCAGCTTGATGTATTCTCGTCTACCTTAAGCAATGGAGTATATTCATACACATTAATTGCAGACGAAACGGTAATTGACAGTAAAAAAATGGTCGTCAGCAAATAA
- a CDS encoding NAD-dependent epimerase/dehydratase family protein — protein MTRKILITGGAGFIGSSLAERLARDPDNFVVIVDNLLTGSHAKVPKSIHQNVKFIKADVNDLKDISSIFLSWRFDYVFHYAAVVGVKRTLAHPVMVLNDIKGINNILNLAKNTGTKRVFYTSSSEVYGEPVEYPQNEHTTPLNSRLPYAIVKNVGEAYLRSFKREYDLDFTIFRLFNTYGPKQSTDFVISKFLNAALKDKDITIYGDGSQTRTFCYIEDHLDATCNAFYNNQLVNDVGNIGTDQEISVLDLAKVIVKVTNSRSNIVHMPSLKEGDMSRRKPDITVMRELLQREFTPLEDGLKIILRNNHFVLS, from the coding sequence ATGACACGAAAAATACTCATTACAGGTGGTGCCGGTTTTATTGGAAGCAGCCTCGCTGAACGCCTGGCGCGTGACCCTGACAATTTTGTCGTAATCGTCGATAACCTGCTCACAGGTTCGCACGCGAAAGTGCCTAAGTCCATTCACCAGAATGTGAAATTTATCAAAGCCGATGTCAATGATCTCAAAGACATCAGCAGCATTTTCCTGTCCTGGCGCTTTGATTACGTGTTTCACTATGCCGCGGTAGTTGGTGTGAAACGTACGCTGGCTCACCCGGTGATGGTGCTCAACGACATCAAAGGGATCAACAATATTCTCAATCTTGCAAAGAACACGGGTACCAAACGTGTTTTCTATACTTCTTCTTCCGAGGTGTATGGCGAACCTGTCGAATACCCTCAGAACGAACACACCACTCCGCTCAATTCCCGATTGCCTTACGCGATTGTGAAGAACGTGGGCGAAGCGTATCTCCGTTCTTTCAAACGTGAATACGATCTGGACTTTACGATCTTCCGTTTGTTCAATACTTACGGTCCGAAACAAAGTACCGATTTCGTGATCTCGAAGTTTTTAAATGCCGCTCTCAAAGACAAAGACATCACCATTTACGGAGATGGAAGCCAGACGCGTACTTTCTGTTATATCGAAGATCACCTCGACGCGACTTGCAACGCTTTTTACAACAATCAACTGGTCAATGATGTGGGCAACATCGGTACCGATCAGGAAATTTCTGTCCTTGATCTTGCAAAAGTCATCGTGAAAGTGACCAATTCCCGCTCGAACATAGTGCACATGCCTTCGCTCAAAGAAGGCGATATGAGCCGCCGTAAGCCGGATATCACTGTCATGCGTGAACTGCTACAGCGTGAATTCACGCCGCTTGAAGATGGTCTGAAAATCATCCTGCGCAACAATCACTTCGTGCTTTCCTGA